Genomic DNA from Mesorhizobium sp. 131-2-1:
TCGCCGCCGGAACCCTTGACCCACAGCACTTCCACCTCCTCGCCGGTCAGCGGGTCCTTCTGCCAGACCTTGGACGAGGTGTTGCCGCCGCCATAGTTGGTGACGCGCTTGTCGGAACCGAGCGTGTTCGAGCGATAGACCAGAAGCTCGGGGCCGCTCATCCCATTGGCCGTCGCATCAACCCACAGATTGGCGAGGCGCGAGCCGGAGCGCTTGTCGAGCATGGATATCCTCCCTTGGGACGCAAAAAGGCGCGGTCCTTTTCGCGGGGAATGTCTACGCAAGCGGCGCGCTTGTCAATCACAAACGATCAATATCGATCATATTGCACTGCACAATGAAAATATATGATCGGAAATGATTGACACTGCTCGTTTTGAGTGCCTAGATGGCCAGGCAGGGAGGAACCATGCACGAAAAAGAGCGCCACAGGATCATTCTGTCCGCCGTCCAGGAAAAGCCTGTCGTGACGGTGCAGGAAATGGTCGACCTGACCGACTCCTCGGAGGCGACGATCCGGCGCGACATCGCGGCCCTGCATGTCCAGAAGCGGTTGCGCCGGGTGCGCGGCGGCGCCGAGGCGATCTCGCCGCCGCAGTTCATTGGCCTCGCCGGCCGGCCCTTCTCGGTCAACGAGACGCTGAACGCCGCGCAGAAGCGGGCGATCGCGCGAGAAGCCGTCGACCTCTGCAAGGACGGCGAGCCGATCATCATCAATGGCGGCACCACCACCTTCCAGATGGTGCATTACCTGACCGGCCGCCGCATGCCGATCTTCACCAATTCCTTCCCGATCGCCGAGCATCTGCTGAAGCACTCGAAGAACACGGTGATGCTGTCCGGCGGCACCATCTATCGCGAGCAGAACATCATCCTGTCGCCCTTCGACAATGACGTGACGCGCAATTTCTATGCGCGCCGTATGTTCATGGGCGCGCAAGGGTTGGGGCCGCTTGGGCTGATGGAGGGCGACCCGCTGCTGATCCAGGCCGAGCAGAAGCTGATCGACCAGGCCGATGAGTTGGTGGTGCTGGTCGATTCCTCGAAATTCCGCATGCGCTCCAGCCTGATCCTCTGCGGCCTGACGCGCATCGCCACCGTGATCACCGACGACGGCATCGAGGACCGCGAAGCCAAGATGCTCGAAACCGCCGGGGTGACGCTGATCGTCGCCCGCAAGACGGCAACCGAGAAGGAAGAATCTTCACTGCAGGCCTGAGACCACCTCGCGCCCGCAGCGGCGATGGAATGCAACGCTCAAGGGAGGATATTCGATGAGCTTTTTGAAGAAACTGCTGGTTACGGCGGCCTTTTCCGCCGCCATGTTCGTGAACGGCGCCTATGCCGAGAACGTCAAGATCGCGCTGGTGGTGAAGTCGCTCGGCAACGGCTTCTTCGACGCCGCCAACAAGGGCGCCGAGGAAGCGGCCAAGGAACTGGGTGATGTCGACGTCATCTACACCGGCCCAACCAAGGCGACCGCCGAGGCGCAGATCGAGGTGATCAACTCGCTGATCGCGCAGAAGGTCAACGCGATCGCCGTTTCGGCCAATGACGCCGACGCGCTGGTGCCGGTGCTGAAGAAGGCGATGGAACGCGGCATCACCGTGATCTCGTGGGACTCCGGCGTCGCCAAGGAAGGCCGCCAGCTCCATCTCAACCCGTCCGACACCGGCCTGATCGGCGAGACCATCATCAAGCTCGCCGCCGACTACCTGCCGGAAGGCGGCGACGTCGCCATCCTGTCGGCCTCCTCGACCGCGACCAACCAGAACGCCTGGATCGAAGCGGCCAAGAAGGTGCTGCCGGAGAAGTTCCCGAAGATCAAGCTCGTCGCCACCGTCTACGGCGATGACGACTCGGCCAAGAGCACGGACGAGGCCAAGGGCCTGCTCAAGTCCTATCCGAACCTCAAGGCGATCATCGCGCCGACCACCGTCGGCGTCGTCGCCGCCGCACAGGTCGT
This window encodes:
- a CDS encoding DeoR/GlpR family DNA-binding transcription regulator, producing MHEKERHRIILSAVQEKPVVTVQEMVDLTDSSEATIRRDIAALHVQKRLRRVRGGAEAISPPQFIGLAGRPFSVNETLNAAQKRAIAREAVDLCKDGEPIIINGGTTTFQMVHYLTGRRMPIFTNSFPIAEHLLKHSKNTVMLSGGTIYREQNIILSPFDNDVTRNFYARRMFMGAQGLGPLGLMEGDPLLIQAEQKLIDQADELVVLVDSSKFRMRSSLILCGLTRIATVITDDGIEDREAKMLETAGVTLIVARKTATEKEESSLQA
- the rhaS gene encoding rhamnose ABC transporter substrate-binding protein, translated to MSFLKKLLVTAAFSAAMFVNGAYAENVKIALVVKSLGNGFFDAANKGAEEAAKELGDVDVIYTGPTKATAEAQIEVINSLIAQKVNAIAVSANDADALVPVLKKAMERGITVISWDSGVAKEGRQLHLNPSDTGLIGETIIKLAADYLPEGGDVAILSASSTATNQNAWIEAAKKVLPEKFPKIKLVATVYGDDDSAKSTDEAKGLLKSYPNLKAIIAPTTVGVVAAAQVVTDANLIGKVNVTGLALPSEFKKFIDNGASQAVALWNPIDLGYSAIYLAHDLAVKKEEAKPGATLSIGRVGKVTLDDTNSAAMAPPFQFDKTNIEKFSKIY